From Treponema rectale, one genomic window encodes:
- a CDS encoding motility associated factor glycosyltransferase family protein — protein MNSILNTNLEFFRQRFPALYEITDRKPSETTVLSPAKNGELTACENGLWLHSRYNPSSEAEKLTEDFDEDLHETALFLGCGLLYAPEVFAEKHPDANIIIVEKDQGTFFSALKSRNLEKLFTHKKLAIVLTEDTENASSVIKNYPASKIKIFAFPNLIQKNREWYATIIQSVKKTAEREKVNTKTLEKFSSLWLKNSCKNLRYSFTLDGVNKFHQTAGNLPFTVIAAGPSLETLIPYLKEIKKKSIIVCVDTALHALLANDIQPDFVVLVDPQYICALHLEFLSAPESILIAESAVYPSVLRFNCKETILCSSNFPMGKYFENLLGEKGRLGAGGSVATVAWDFARYCGAKQIFMAALDLGFPGKQTHIKGSQFEEKAHVTSDRMTPAETFSANYIMSAPLKKAVNYDQKEILTDLRMSIFSSWFEASCKNAENSGQKTYSLTKESLAINGITPFSIEEFLKLEDLGTKRSEFYIKATAQNLSIKRQLKENNTPAFDTVLESFTENLDFLIQTAEEGYSLCRNAVTTLKKHKQLNLSSVFMKLDGIDRKILTSSAKNAAALVFPTKEQLDSLCTNLSEDKNIRQFEYSGIVYECILKACRAYLSQLKDC, from the coding sequence TTGAACTCTATCTTGAACACTAATCTTGAATTTTTCAGACAGAGATTTCCTGCACTATATGAGATTACGGACAGAAAACCTTCTGAAACTACAGTTCTCTCTCCTGCAAAAAACGGTGAACTAACTGCCTGTGAAAACGGACTGTGGCTTCACTCCAGATACAATCCGTCTTCAGAAGCAGAAAAACTGACGGAAGATTTTGATGAAGACCTTCATGAAACGGCGCTTTTTTTAGGCTGCGGACTTCTTTACGCTCCTGAAGTATTTGCAGAAAAACATCCTGACGCAAACATAATTATTGTAGAAAAAGATCAGGGAACTTTTTTTTCAGCCCTGAAATCAAGAAATCTTGAAAAACTCTTTACCCATAAAAAGCTTGCCATAGTCCTCACAGAAGATACAGAAAACGCTTCTTCAGTAATTAAAAACTACCCGGCCTCTAAAATAAAAATATTTGCATTTCCAAATCTTATCCAGAAAAATCGTGAATGGTACGCCACAATAATTCAGTCTGTAAAAAAAACTGCCGAGCGGGAAAAGGTAAACACAAAAACTCTGGAAAAATTTTCATCCCTCTGGCTTAAGAACAGCTGCAAAAACCTCAGATACAGTTTTACCCTGGACGGAGTGAATAAATTTCACCAGACAGCAGGAAACCTTCCCTTTACTGTAATTGCAGCAGGTCCAAGTCTTGAAACGCTTATTCCATACCTGAAGGAAATAAAGAAAAAAAGCATTATTGTATGCGTCGACACGGCACTCCATGCACTTCTGGCCAATGATATCCAGCCGGACTTTGTTGTTCTGGTTGATCCTCAGTATATCTGCGCGCTTCATTTAGAATTTCTTTCTGCACCTGAATCAATTCTCATTGCAGAAAGTGCGGTCTACCCTTCCGTGCTTAGATTCAACTGTAAAGAAACAATACTGTGTTCATCAAATTTTCCCATGGGAAAATATTTTGAAAACCTTCTGGGAGAAAAAGGCAGGCTTGGAGCAGGCGGAAGCGTTGCAACCGTTGCCTGGGATTTTGCAAGATACTGCGGGGCTAAACAGATCTTCATGGCTGCCCTTGATCTGGGGTTTCCCGGTAAGCAGACACATATAAAAGGTTCTCAGTTTGAAGAGAAAGCCCACGTAACTTCAGACAGAATGACTCCGGCTGAAACATTCAGTGCAAATTACATAATGAGTGCACCTCTTAAAAAAGCCGTAAATTACGATCAGAAAGAAATTCTCACGGATTTACGGATGAGTATTTTTTCTTCCTGGTTTGAAGCCTCCTGTAAAAATGCCGAAAATTCAGGACAGAAAACATATTCACTTACTAAAGAAAGCCTTGCAATAAACGGAATTACCCCTTTCTCAATCGAAGAATTCCTTAAGCTTGAAGACCTGGGAACAAAACGCTCAGAATTTTACATCAAAGCAACTGCCCAGAATCTTTCGATAAAACGGCAGCTTAAAGAAAACAATACTCCGGCTTTTGATACAGTACTTGAAAGCTTTACAGAAAACCTTGATTTTCTCATTCAGACAGCAGAAGAAGGCTATTCCCTGTGCAGAAATGCAGTTACAACGCTGAAAAAGCATAAACAGCTCAACCTGTCTTCTGTTTTTATGAAACTTGACGGCATTGACAGAAAAATACTCACATCTTCCGCAAAAAATGCAGCTGCACTTGTATTTCCGACAAAAGAACAGCTGGACAGCCTGTGCACGAATCTGTCAGAGGATAAAAACATCCGACAGTTTGAATATTCCGGAATTGTCTATGAATGCATTCTGAAAGCCTGCAGGGCTTATCTCAGCCAGCTTAAAGACTGTTAA
- a CDS encoding aldo/keto reductase: protein MEFVTLGKTNLLVSRTAFGAMSLDCDEIQSSPDPEEMVCALVHQSYTEGINFFDVARSKPLCEQRLARALHGIRGNVFLATKTSSLDADGIQRDIDLSLDALESDRIDLYQIESDSGVPGVDSSDDGYKKLLSLKEQGIVSHIGLATTSHQTALTAVKSGLYETVQFPFNILTEDSVAGIVRECERNDVGCIAMQPLNGGVLSNIPLAFGFLHQYENVVPVWGVHTQNELDQLLYFNAHPPVVDEQFLSEVEKIRNFFN, encoded by the coding sequence ATGGAATTCGTTACTCTTGGAAAGACAAATCTTTTGGTGAGCCGTACGGCCTTCGGAGCCATGAGTCTTGACTGTGATGAAATACAGTCTTCTCCTGATCCTGAAGAAATGGTCTGTGCTTTGGTGCATCAGTCTTATACGGAAGGAATTAATTTTTTTGACGTAGCGAGATCAAAGCCTCTGTGTGAGCAGCGGCTTGCCCGTGCCCTTCACGGAATTCGTGGCAATGTTTTTCTTGCAACAAAAACTTCTTCCCTTGATGCTGATGGAATCCAGAGAGATATTGATTTGAGTCTTGATGCCCTGGAGAGTGACAGAATAGATTTGTATCAGATAGAAAGTGATTCAGGTGTACCTGGTGTTGATTCTTCTGATGACGGCTATAAAAAGCTTCTGTCCCTTAAGGAGCAGGGAATTGTATCTCATATAGGGCTTGCGACAACCAGTCACCAGACTGCCTTGACAGCCGTTAAAAGCGGCTTGTACGAGACCGTGCAGTTTCCGTTTAACATTCTTACAGAAGATTCTGTTGCAGGAATAGTCAGGGAATGCGAGCGTAATGATGTGGGATGTATAGCAATGCAGCCTCTTAACGGCGGTGTTTTGAGTAACATTCCCCTTGCATTCGGTTTTCTTCATCAGTATGAAAATGTTGTTCCTGTATGGGGCGTTCATACTCAGAATGAACTTGATCAGCTGCTATACTTTAATGCTCATCCCCCTGTTGTTGATGAACAGTTTCTGTCTGAGGTAGAGAAGATCAGGAATTTTTTTAATTAA
- a CDS encoding HD-GYP domain-containing protein — MENLQIDSLKPDYNYKTKIKLDSLFLVCMPPCPMTQELIAALKEWQFTEVEQVEEGNVSIFNDKPQEKTVPETKERSSEISMETSDITSDFIDEEENPALTAIKTKLAELTIAAENEKENKIEAVRNVYNQYMSYIHWIYMHYATHKKLNIREITETVGKFVKFIRQNQQSVLRVSPSEESYVKNMIISHSIRSAVIATAISIRLNMPEEKLVELATATILHEIGQIRIPPQYYLKDHKLTASEKAQMNTHPIISYNILKEANFPLSIQLAALEHHERENGSGYPRHITGDKISLYSKIISVACSFEAITAPRSYKDERNTYAAMVELLKNENSAYDPIVLKALLVTLSIFPIGSYVYLSNGKIAQVVDTNPTDPKNPVVQIAGDDSPEGKIQTSDSGIKIVRAMNKKETEDFLAAMKK; from the coding sequence ATGGAAAATCTTCAGATAGATTCATTAAAACCTGACTACAATTACAAAACCAAAATTAAACTTGACTCTCTCTTTCTGGTATGCATGCCGCCGTGTCCGATGACTCAGGAACTTATTGCTGCCCTAAAGGAATGGCAGTTTACTGAAGTTGAACAGGTAGAGGAAGGCAATGTTTCCATCTTTAATGATAAGCCTCAAGAAAAAACTGTTCCTGAAACAAAAGAACGCAGCTCAGAAATTTCCATGGAAACTTCTGACATAACCTCAGATTTTATCGATGAAGAAGAAAACCCTGCCCTCACTGCAATAAAGACAAAACTGGCAGAACTGACTATTGCTGCAGAAAATGAAAAAGAAAACAAAATAGAAGCTGTAAGAAATGTATACAATCAGTATATGTCCTACATTCACTGGATTTACATGCACTATGCTACTCATAAAAAACTTAACATAAGGGAAATTACTGAAACCGTCGGAAAGTTCGTAAAATTTATACGGCAGAACCAGCAGAGCGTACTCAGGGTTTCGCCAAGTGAAGAAAGTTATGTAAAAAACATGATCATCAGTCACTCCATACGCTCAGCAGTTATTGCTACAGCAATTTCCATAAGGCTCAACATGCCTGAAGAAAAACTTGTTGAACTTGCAACGGCAACAATCCTTCATGAAATCGGACAGATCAGAATTCCTCCTCAGTATTATCTCAAGGATCATAAACTTACAGCCAGCGAAAAGGCTCAGATGAATACCCATCCGATCATCAGCTACAACATTCTCAAAGAAGCAAACTTTCCGCTGAGTATACAGCTTGCAGCTCTTGAACATCACGAAAGAGAAAACGGATCCGGTTATCCGCGTCATATTACAGGTGATAAAATTTCACTTTACTCAAAGATCATTTCCGTTGCATGTTCTTTTGAAGCAATTACGGCTCCAAGAAGCTATAAAGACGAACGCAACACTTATGCAGCCATGGTTGAACTTCTTAAAAATGAAAACAGTGCATATGACCCTATCGTTCTGAAAGCACTGCTTGTCACACTTTCAATATTCCCTATAGGCTCATATGTATATCTTTCTAACGGAAAAATCGCACAGGTCGTAGACACAAATCCTACTGATCCAAAAAATCCAGTCGTTCAGATTGCAGGGGATGACTCACCTGAAGGAAAAATTCAGACAAGCGACTCAGGAATTAAAATCGTCCGGGCAATGAATAAAAAAGAAACTGAAGATTTCCTTGCCGCAATGAAAAAATAA
- a CDS encoding glycine--tRNA ligase, with translation MANEKDTHACTLDKIISLCKRRGFVYQASEIYGGQAGAWDYGPLGVDFKRNIQNAWWKYMTQLHDDVVGLDSAIFQHHTTWKASGHVDHFSDPMVDCLECNARHRADKLIEDWCASHDFKTDKPVDTMTHEEMKSFIDANINCPTCGSTNRKYTAVREFNLMFKTYQGPIADESHLIYLRPETCQGIFTDFKSIVQSNRMKIPFGVAQVGKSFRNEIIFKNFIFRTCEFEQMEMEYFCKPGTEDETFARWREDRWNFYLKYGIAEKNLKWHHHDKLAHYAKDAYDITYNFPIGFEEVEGIHSRTDFDLSQHMEYSKKDMNYIDQEDGNKRYIPYVVETSAGLNRNFLMFLCEAYEEQNVGTDGKDDYRTVLHLDPRLAPITVAVLPLMKKDGLAEKAKEIQHLLKEDFVTDYDVSGTVGKRYRRQDEVGTPYCVTVDYDTINEKNEDGSVNPNYNTVTVRFRDSMEQERVSLDDLVAFIQKAIKNYKPVQR, from the coding sequence ATGGCAAACGAAAAAGATACTCACGCATGTACATTGGATAAAATCATTTCCCTCTGCAAAAGAAGGGGTTTTGTTTATCAGGCATCAGAAATTTACGGCGGACAGGCAGGAGCATGGGATTATGGTCCTCTCGGTGTAGATTTTAAGCGCAACATTCAGAACGCATGGTGGAAATATATGACACAGCTTCATGATGACGTTGTGGGACTGGATTCTGCAATTTTCCAGCATCATACTACATGGAAGGCTTCCGGTCACGTAGATCACTTTTCTGATCCTATGGTTGACTGTCTTGAATGTAATGCCCGCCACCGTGCAGACAAACTTATTGAAGACTGGTGTGCTTCTCATGATTTTAAGACTGATAAACCTGTTGATACTATGACTCATGAAGAAATGAAGTCATTTATTGACGCAAACATTAACTGTCCTACCTGTGGAAGTACAAACCGTAAGTATACTGCCGTACGTGAATTCAACCTTATGTTCAAGACATATCAGGGCCCTATAGCTGATGAATCTCATTTGATTTACCTTCGTCCTGAAACCTGTCAGGGTATTTTTACTGATTTTAAGAGCATCGTTCAGTCTAACCGCATGAAGATTCCATTCGGTGTTGCACAGGTTGGTAAGTCATTCCGTAATGAAATTATCTTTAAAAACTTTATTTTCCGTACCTGTGAATTTGAACAGATGGAAATGGAATATTTCTGTAAGCCGGGAACAGAAGATGAAACTTTTGCCCGCTGGAGGGAAGACCGCTGGAATTTCTACCTTAAGTACGGTATTGCAGAAAAGAATCTTAAGTGGCATCACCATGATAAGCTTGCTCATTATGCTAAAGATGCATATGACATTACATATAACTTCCCGATTGGTTTTGAAGAAGTAGAAGGCATTCACAGCCGTACAGACTTTGATCTTTCCCAGCATATGGAATACTCAAAGAAAGACATGAATTACATCGATCAGGAAGATGGTAACAAACGCTACATTCCTTATGTAGTAGAAACATCAGCCGGACTTAACCGTAACTTCCTCATGTTCCTTTGTGAAGCTTATGAAGAACAGAATGTCGGTACTGACGGAAAAGATGATTATCGTACAGTGCTTCATCTTGATCCTCGCCTTGCTCCTATAACTGTTGCCGTTCTTCCTCTTATGAAGAAAGACGGACTTGCAGAGAAAGCTAAGGAAATTCAGCACCTTCTTAAGGAAGATTTTGTTACAGATTATGATGTTTCAGGAACTGTAGGTAAGAGATACCGCCGTCAGGATGAAGTAGGAACTCCGTATTGCGTTACTGTTGATTATGACACGATTAACGAAAAGAATGAGGACGGATCTGTAAATCCTAATTATAATACTGTTACTGTTCGCTTCCGTGACAGCATGGAGCAGGAAAGAGTTTCTCTTGATGATCTTGTAGCTTTCATTCAGAAAGCAATCAAGAATTATAAACCTGTTCAGAGATAA
- a CDS encoding penicillin-binding protein — MQVNGFFHKKRFITVLSAFVLFTGYTIWSFAHLSFMKKVPVTERTAEKNHARGSIVDRNGKPLAVQTTFYTLSVTSKNVPSPEQFVKDIAAIIDIDEKAAVEKIENTKESPSTVLKKRITQDEHNALTDMFAEKNYRSFWRMDKVPGRIYPENALASQLIGYMGTEGNGLSGIELSQNALLSSNKETDGKTEGTDEEKLRSTQNVYLTIDSSLQYKLEQIAAQAMNEHQAESVMLIASYARTGEILSYISLPSANLNDYTSYPAEYRIDRPAVTVYEPGSVFKIFSVAAFLENGSITPDDSFKCDGIYSRKTSGGERISIKCLSSHGYVTAKDALKYSCNDALAQMSETINTDTFLKYLHKFGFGEKTGVELPSETKGILKDQNDRLWSGRSKPTISIGQEVSVSALQVVQAATVIANRGIKVPLTFIHRITDAEGTTTYTHETAPGERVISESTARYILECMETTARSGTGTKASLKDISIGVKTGTAQMTDLSTGKYSTTDFIPNCIAVFPVENPEIVLYIVIEKPKGETYAGRIVAPVIAQAADEIIDYLGMDRDQAPSFEHSGYVTIEGSSPIQVEASVPDFTGRPKRDLLSLLKSGTIKFEIHGEGWVVRQNPPAGSPVTKDMTIELYLEH, encoded by the coding sequence TTTTACGGGATACACAATATGGAGTTTCGCTCACCTGTCATTCATGAAAAAAGTTCCGGTTACGGAACGGACCGCAGAAAAGAACCATGCCCGCGGTTCAATCGTAGACAGAAACGGAAAGCCTCTTGCAGTCCAGACTACATTTTACACGCTTTCAGTAACTTCAAAGAACGTACCTTCACCGGAACAGTTTGTAAAAGATATAGCAGCAATAATTGACATCGACGAAAAGGCAGCTGTTGAAAAAATAGAAAATACTAAAGAAAGTCCTTCCACCGTACTGAAAAAACGCATTACACAGGATGAACACAATGCCCTTACGGACATGTTTGCAGAAAAAAACTACAGAAGTTTCTGGAGAATGGACAAGGTTCCCGGACGCATCTATCCTGAAAATGCACTGGCAAGCCAGCTTATAGGCTACATGGGAACGGAAGGAAACGGGCTCTCAGGAATAGAGCTCAGCCAGAACGCACTGCTGTCCTCAAATAAAGAGACAGACGGAAAAACTGAGGGTACAGACGAAGAAAAGCTGCGTTCAACCCAGAACGTATACCTGACCATAGACTCTTCCCTTCAGTATAAGCTTGAACAGATTGCAGCGCAGGCAATGAATGAACATCAGGCCGAAAGCGTAATGCTCATTGCTTCTTACGCCAGAACGGGAGAAATTCTGTCATACATAAGCCTTCCTTCTGCAAACCTGAATGACTATACCTCATACCCTGCGGAATACAGAATCGACAGACCTGCAGTAACAGTTTATGAACCGGGCAGTGTTTTCAAAATATTTTCAGTAGCAGCATTTCTTGAAAACGGATCAATAACCCCTGATGACAGTTTCAAATGTGACGGAATCTATTCAAGAAAAACCTCAGGAGGAGAAAGAATCTCAATCAAATGCCTTTCCAGCCACGGATATGTTACTGCAAAAGATGCCCTGAAATACTCCTGTAACGATGCCCTGGCGCAGATGAGTGAGACAATAAATACAGACACCTTCCTGAAATACCTGCATAAGTTCGGATTCGGAGAAAAAACCGGTGTCGAACTGCCGTCTGAAACAAAAGGAATACTCAAGGATCAGAATGACCGGCTCTGGTCAGGAAGATCAAAGCCAACCATCTCAATAGGACAGGAAGTTTCCGTAAGCGCACTCCAGGTCGTTCAGGCAGCTACCGTCATAGCAAACAGAGGCATCAAGGTTCCCCTTACTTTCATCCACAGAATAACGGATGCAGAAGGAACAACCACCTATACCCACGAAACGGCTCCCGGAGAACGGGTAATAAGTGAATCAACTGCCAGATATATCCTCGAATGCATGGAAACCACAGCCAGAAGCGGTACGGGAACAAAAGCCTCCCTGAAAGACATTTCCATAGGCGTAAAGACAGGGACAGCCCAGATGACAGACCTTTCAACAGGAAAATACAGCACGACGGACTTTATTCCTAACTGCATAGCTGTTTTTCCGGTAGAAAATCCTGAAATAGTTCTCTACATCGTCATAGAAAAGCCAAAAGGAGAAACCTACGCAGGACGTATCGTTGCTCCTGTAATCGCACAGGCAGCTGATGAAATAATAGACTATCTCGGCATGGACAGAGACCAGGCACCTTCCTTTGAGCATTCCGGCTACGTCACTATAGAAGGCTCCAGTCCGATACAGGTTGAAGCATCAGTTCCGGATTTTACAGGAAGACCAAAGCGAGACCTTCTTTCTCTGCTGAAATCAGGAACCATCAAATTTGAAATACACGGGGAAGGATGGGTCGTAAGACAGAATCCTCCTGCAGGAAGCCCGGTAACAAAGGACATGACCATTGAACTCTATCTTGAACACTAA